A stretch of DNA from Flavobacteriaceae bacterium MAR_2009_75:
TTGTGCCCGTGTATATTGAATATTCCAATCAAAATCACGGTCTTGAAGTTCACGAAGTTGAGCATCATTGGCATAAACCCAAATATCCTTCTTGTTTTTTATGGCTTCGTAGGATGTAATTTTAACAGGTTTCTTGTTGTAAAAATCTAAAGACCAGGTATGGTAATCACCTATTTTATAAATCTTATCCGTGGGTATGTCCATTTCGTTTACAACTTCAGCCATACTTGAACCTGCTTGATAAGTTAAAAGATTTGGATAAAAATGGAGGTTCAGTGTAGCGTTCAAAAGCAGCGATGAATACACCGAAATTGTAACTAAGCGTAGTGTATAGCCTTCCCTCTTGAGGCAGAAATAAATAATGACCAAAAGAAAAATTAAAAGAAACGCCAAGGCGAAAATATTCTCAAACTCGAAAACTAAAAAACAAAGTAGTACCGTAGCCATAAAAACTACGCTCAGCACGAAGTACTGAATACCTAGGAGTGTTCTCAAAGTTTTCCTTTCACTTACCTTGTATAGGTAAGATGCCGTCAAAATCGAAAAAAGAGGGATTATACTATTTAAGTAATGCGGTAATTTGAACTGGGAAAAGCTGGCTATGAGAAAGAAAAAAGTAATGCCGCCCAAAGTTAAAAACTCTTGACCTTCTACGTATTTAAACTTCAATTTAAAAAGTGTCTTGATTTTTTTGGTATAGGCCATGATGCCTAAGAACGTCCACGGCAAGAACACCCACAAATAAGTATGAAAAAAGAAAAAGTAGTCACTACTATTGCTACCCATGCCCTCGCCACTTAGTCTTTCAAAACTTTGCTCCCAAAAAATAAAGAAGATACCACTACGATTACTTTTTTCCCTAATTATCTTCTCAGGATGCATATCAAATTGATGGTAATATGCGTAAAGTATCGGAGCAATGGTTATTGCAAAAGCAAGCAAACCAAAAACCACTTTCCAATTTACTAGTGCTTTCCAATCTCTTCGATAGGCCAAATGACTGAGTATTGCCAAACCAATAACCAATATCGCCAGCTGCCCTTTGGACGAAAATGCCAATCCGGCGCCTATAGAACCCAACAGAAGCGCCTTTAAAGATCTTGTATTGATATAGGTAGCAAGTTGCCAAATCGACAAAATGACAAAGCCGGTCAAAACAGCATCAGTTCTAACATCGATAGCTGCAAGAACTATGGTCTGGGCCGTCATAAAAACAAGCGCCGAAATCTTACCAATATCTTTAGAGTACAATAATTTGCCTAGCCCATAACTGCTGTAGGCACCTAACAACAAAGCCAAAATACCGGGTATGCGGTATGCCCAATCTTCGATACCAAAAACGAGGTATGAAAACGCGGCAAGCCAATAATGTAAGTGTGGTTTATCTAAATACTCTTCAGTGCCCTTGAAAAGGTTCAAAAAATCATTTTCCTGAACCATTCGCATGGCCATAACTGCAAATTGCGCAGAGTCATTTTCGAAAAGGGTTACGAATATACCGGCGAAGTACACCAGAATAACCAAGAACACTAAAAACCAATATCTAGAGTTAGATATCATAAAGGTAATTTGTCGACTGCAAATATAGCCAACTTTGTAAATAACCAGCTAAAAACCAGCCCGATTAAAGCGCCTGAGAACACATCTAAAGGAAAATGTACCCCGATATAAATTCGACTATAGGAAACCAAAATCGCCCAGAATATCAAGAAAATTCCTAGGTAACGGTATTTTGACCTCAACAGGAATGTAAAGAAAAAGGCTACCGCAAAATTATTGGCCGCATGTGCAGAAAAATATCCGAATTTACCTCCACAAGATTTTTTCACCAGTCTGACCAGACCGTCTAAATCAGAATCGTAACAAGGTCGCAAGCGTTGAACTCCATATTTAAAAAAGTTAGACAACTGATCGGTTACCAATATCATCACAGCCACGGTGACCACAAAAAGTACGGTTTTCCTAATTCCGAACTGTTTGTAAGTTAAAAGTAGGAGAACTATATATAAAGGTATTGCGGAAAGTTTGTTGGTGATAAACATCCAAAATGCATCCCAACTTGGGTTTCCTAAATTATTCAGTAAAAGAAAAAGTTCTTTATCGTATTGAATCAATTCTTCCAACATACTCTCTATTTTCTAGTCTTCGTATCTAGAAATTTCTCTGTCATAAAATGAATTGGCCTGCTCGATAAGGTTTTCAGCTTCCGCTTCTAGCTCCTTTTCATCTTCCGAAGTAAAATCTTCTAACCATTCGACTTCATCATTTTCAAGGTTAATGATAAACCTCGGGTACTCAGTGTGAACGACGAATATTGCAGTGGGGTAATCGGTATTATCCCCTAGTAAAAATTTTGGAAATTCCATTTCGTTTTTAATATGCTTTTAAATTGGAAAACATCCATCACCATACAATTTAATGGGATGTCTCAGCAATCATTTTTTTGGTTAAATAATTAAATCGAATATACAACATAATACCTGATGCGGTAAGCCCTACCAGAAGTCCGATCCATATTCCGGTACTTTCAAAATCGGTATGAAGGCCTAAATAATAACTTAGAGGAAAACCAATAACCCAATATGCAATGAATGTTAGAAGGGTCGGAATCTTCACATCTTGCATACCACGCAAAGCGCCTAAAACTACTACTTGCACCCCGTCAGAAATTTGAAAAAACGCAGCGACCAAAAGTAATTCAGCGGCCAATGCAATCACTTGGGTATTATCAGCCATATTAATTACATCATCAACATCGAGGTATAGGGTGGGAAACCAGTGGCGGCCCCATAAGAATAAAAGAGCAAAGACGATTTCCAATAAAAAGGTCAGAAAAAATATCGATTGACCGATACGTCTCAACTCTGTAAAATTCTTAAGACCCTTTTGGTTGCCCACTCGAATCATAGCGGCCACGCCCAGCCCCATGCCGAACATGAATGTCATACTACTCAGGTTTAGGGCTATTTGATTGGCCGCTTGGGCATTTTTGCCCAGAACCCCACTAAGCCATATAGCCGCCGTGAAAATTGCTACTTCAAAGAGCATTTGTAGCGCTGAGGGAAAACCTAAGCTTATAATCTTATCGATTACTTTTCTTTCGAGATTACGGAAATTGAATCCGGTTACATAGTCGTGAAATTTCTTTTTACGCTTCAACAAAAACCAAAGGTGACCTACCATGACAAATCGAGATACAAGAGTACCAATCGCCGCACCGACGATACCCATTTCAGGGAAACCGAACGCCCCAAATATCAGCAGGTAGTTAAGAACAATGTTTACTATATTGGCGATTATAGTAGCATACATGGGGTATCTCGTTTGAGACAGCCCTTCAGAAAATTGTTTGAACGCTTGAAAGACGATCAGCGGAACCAACGAAAAAGCTACCAAATCAAGATACGGAATGGCCAGCTCCACTACTTCTGGGGGCTGCTTCATCATATACATCAGCGGTTTAGCCAATAATATGATGCCGAAAAGAGAAAGCCCTAAAACTGTACATAGGGCCAGCCCGTGTTTTAAAGCGCTCTTACCGTCTGCCTTATTACCGGCCCCGTCTGCCTCAGCGACCAAGGGTGTAATCGCTGTAGAAAAACCAATACCGATAGACATGGCTATGAAAACGAAACTGTTACCTAATGAAACGGCGGCCAATTGAGCGGTGCCCAACTGCCCCACCATAATGTTATCGGCCAACTGTACAAATGTATGGCCCAACATACCCATGATTACCGGTACAGATAGTTTTATATTATATTTAAATTCTTTCGTGTATTGTTCAAACAAAGCAATATAAATTATCGATTGACCTCAAAGAAGAAAGTGGTTTTATTATTCGGTTTCTGTCTCTGACTTTAGACCAATTCTTTGAACCTGTTTGGCTTCTTCCCAAAACACATTCATTTCTTCAAGGGTCATTTCTTTCAACGGCTTTCCAATTTGTTTTGCTTTCTTTTCTAAATACTGAAATCGGCCCATGAATTTCTTGTTAGTGCGCTCCAAGGCGTTTTCCGGATTGATTTCTAAAAATCGGGCATAGTTGACCATAGAAAACATCACATCGCCGAATTCCGATTCCATCTGATTCTTATTGCCAGCAGCTACTTCATCTTGAAACTCAGATAGTTCTTCCTGAACCTTTTCCCAGACTTGTTCCGGTTTTTCCCAGTCAAAACCTACACCTGCAACTTTATCTTGAATTCGATTAGCCTTTACCAAAGATGGTAACCCGTTCGGCACACCTTCTAAAACACTTTTTTTGCCTTCTTTGAGCTTGATGTTCTCCCAATTTCTCTTTACGTCTTCTTCATCTTCAACCTTTACATCACCATAAATATGCGGATGCCTGTTTATGAGCTTATCGCATATATTATTACAGACATCTGCTATGTCAAAATCTTTGGTCTCTGAACCTATCTTCGAATAGAAAACAATATGCAAAAGAACATCGCCAAGTTCTTTTTTCACTTCCTCTAAATCATCATCTAAAATGGCATCACCCAACTCATAGGTTTCCTCAATGGTCAAATGTCTTAGGGTCTGCATGGTCTGCTTCTTATCCCATGGACATTGGGCTCGAAGCTCATCCATAATAGTCAGTAACCGATCAAAAGCTTGAAGTTGTTCCTTTCTAGAGTTCATTGCCTAACTTTTTCACAAAAGTAAGCATCTCATATAGGGAATTCTAACTTGACGAAGACAAAATAGTCTAATTCTTGTGCAGAAGTTGATGCACATATCTCAACTTGCCAATAACATTGTCCGGAATAACAAATGGATAAATATCAGGTTGGCCCATACTTCTATTGAGGCTGTTAAGGGCAAAGGTCAATGGTAAGAAAGATTCGATTATCGCTTCAAAGTCAGGTTGGGTATAAGGGTCAAAAACTGCTTCCATTTTTATTGGTGCGGTATTGCCAAAATCATCACCAATCTTGATGCCAAAATAAAAAGCGGTCTCTAGCATATCTATCAAATGTAGGTAATGCGCCCAAGTTTCGGCCCAATCTTCCCATGGGTGAGATGCGGCATAGGCACTAATGTAGTTGTCATTCCAATTTTTAGGTGCCCCTTGAGCGTAATGCGTTTGTAATGCTTGACCATAGTCAGCACGTTCGTCACCAAATACGGCTCGAAAGTTTTGTTCTTCCTCAAAATTATTGCGTATTAAACGCTCCCAGTAATAATGACCCACTTCGTGTCGAAAATGACCTATCAAAGTTCTATAGGGCTCGGCCATTTGCTTACGCATATATTCACGATGTACACTGTCGGCCTCTGCAATATTAATGGTAATCAAGCCGTTGAGGTGACCCGTTCGTACAGGTACATTCTTATCGCCATGAGAAGTGTCGGAAAGAAAGTTAAACGCAAGACCTTTATTTGGCGCCCAATCTTTATCTACAACGGGTAAACCAAAACGCAATAAAGCATAAACCAATCGATGTTTGGCTATTTCGATTTTTCGCCACTCGGTCAGGTTTTTTTCTATGTCTAAACTAGGTATTGTCTTATTCAATGAGCAAGCAGTACAAAATGTTTTTGAACTACCCATGTCGACCAACCAATTACATACATCATATTGTGCATTTTGACAATATCGATAAAACTTACCGTTATTATTACCCAGACTGAAACCTGTATGAGCTTGGGTCAAATTGACCAAAGAAAAGGTTTCCTCAAGATATCCGACTTGACTACCGCAGACCAAACAGACCGTGTTTTCAAAATACAAAGGGTTTCTACAGTTTTGACAACTAAAAATTTTCATAGCGATTTAAATAACAACACACTCAAATATATACCAAGCCTCAGCATTCAAATACAATTTTCACATTTATTTTGAACGTATTTGAAATCTGGTTTTCATTCTATTTCGCTATCTTGATCTTATAATTTCTATATAATGATTTCAAGAAGACAATTCGTTAAACGAACCTCGATTGCCGGTGCCTCTACCCTGCTAATACCCTCATTTTCTTTTAATACACCTAATCAGCCCCAATACGGTGTTCAATTATACTCTTTTAGGGATGATATGTTAAAAGATCCTAAGGCCACTCTAGAACAAATTGCTGATATAGGCATCAAAAAAATAGAGTCGGCAAGAAGCAATAAGGGGCTTTACTATGGGCTATCTCCTAAAGAAATGAAAAAGACATGTGAAGATTTGGGAATGCAATTGACCAGTGGCCATGTCGCCCTAGATGATGATTTCGAAAATACTATTGAACAAGCTGTAGACTCTGGGCAAGAATATCTTATTTGTTCTTCGCTGCCCAGTAAAGGTCAGACGGTCGACAACTATAAGAAAGTAGCGGAAGCATTTAATAAAGCAGGTGAGTCTTGCAAAAAATCGGGATTAAAGTTTGGGTATCACAATCACGAATATGAATTCGAATCTGATAATGGTCAAGTACTTTATGATCTTTTAATGGACCAAACCGAACCTGATTTGGTTCATATGGAACTCGATCTTGGGTGGGTAGTCGTAGCCGGTAAAGATCCTCTAAATTATTTTAAAAAGTATCCTGGGCGTTTTCCACTTTGGCATTTGAAAGACATGAACATGCATGAAAAAGAAAGTACTGAATTTGGTAAAGGAGGCTTGGATATCAAAAAAATGATAAAAATGCAAAAAGAGTCTGGCGTTGAACACATTTTTATAGAACAAGAAGAATATGCAAGCACACCTCTAGAAAGCATGAAACATAATATGCAATTTTTAGAGAATCTTTAAATTCAGAAAACAGAACGTCTAGTTCTATAATGGTTCAAAATGAAAATTATGAAAAATTCTATGACCACCTTAATGAGTGCGTTATTATTTGGCCTTTTGTTGAATATTTCATGTAAAGCTCAACAAGTAACCAGAAATATTGTCGCAACTGATGCAAAACTCACTTTAGTGGCTGACACTTTTGAATTTACCGAGGGTCCGGCATCCGATAAAAATGGAGACGTTTATTTTACCGATCAACCAAATAATCGCATTGTAAAATGGAATTCAAAAAATAATACGGTCACTGATTATATGAAACCTGCCGGGCGCTCAAACGGACTTTACATCGATCATGATGGCAATCTTTTGGCTGCCGCGGATGAAAAAAATGAACTTTGGCGTATTGACAAGAACAAAGAAGTAACCGTTCTTCTTAAAGACTTTAAGCATAAGAAATTCAACGGCCCAAATGATCTGTGGGTCGACAAGTCAGGTGGTATCTACTTCACCGACCCTTTCTATAAACGCCCTTGGTGGAAACATACAGAACCAGAACAATCTGCCAGACGCGTTTATTATCTAGAACCGAACGGCTCTTCACCCAGATTTGTCATCGATGATAATTATGAACAGCCCAATGGCATAATCGGATCAGCAGATGGCAAAACACTTTATGTCTCTGATAATGGAGCAAAAAAAACATATGTCTATACCATTGAAAAAGATGGAAGCCTAAGTAATAAAAAACTTTTCGCCGATATGGGTAGTGACGGTATGACCGTTGACAACTTAGGCAATGTGTATTTGACCGGAGACGGAGTTACCGTATTCAATTCAAAGGGAGAGAAAATAGAACATATCGCCGTACCCGAAAAATGGACGGCCAATGTGACTTTTGCAGGCCCTGATCAAAATATATTGTTCATAACCGCAATGGATTCAGTTTACACACTAGAAATGGCAGTTAATGGCGTTCGATGGTAAAATGATAATGCTTCAAAACATATAAGTATGAATCACTAATAAAATGCAATCTGTGCTTTGAGTATTCAAAACAAATCTAAGCCTTGATGTATATTATGTTTTTGAAGATAAACAAACGACGAACCAAAACTGGTTCTGTCGTTTGCTATACAATTTGCTGATAACTACATCAAAAACTTCAAAAAGAATCTTTTTATTCTAAAGTAAATTTTTTCAATAATTACCAGTGGTTTTCATAAACTTCATTAAGTATTTCTACCAACTTATCTTCCGATACCGGTTTTACCACATACCCCGTAAGTTCTTCAAATTCTTGGGCACGTACTTTATCCCTTTCACGTTCAGAAGAGGTCACCAAGTAAATAAATACTTTGTCGTTTATCTTGTTTTTCAATTCTTTGAATTCCCGTAAGAATCCCCAGCCATCTAAAAATGGCATATTTACGTCCAATAGAATAACTCCGGGCAATTCGGTCTGCTCATTTACGCAGTTGCTTACATAGTCGAACGCCTTTTCACCATCAGTGAACGATTTTACGGTTAAATTCTCTGATATACCATCTATCAGTCGTTCTGTTAGGTAGAGATAAATTTCATCATCGTCTACAAGTAGAATACTAGCTTTTTTCATTATGGTTTTTGTTAGTTGCTGATTGCTTCCATTAAGGTTAAAAACTTGATTGTTAACTATAATTATTACATAATCTCCAGTTTTAAGTTAAAAAATTATTTTGAATTTTGTTCCTTTTCCTTCAATACTTTTTGCACTTATGGTGGCTCCTACTTCCTCGAGCTGAGTTTTAACCATAAAAAGCCCCATACCCTTACCTGAAACATTTCGGTGGAACTTTTTGTACAACTTGAAGAGGTCATCGCCATAGCGTTCCATATTAATTCCTAGACCATTGTCTTCAACATAAAGAATTTTTCGATTATTTTCGACTTCACTTCTAAAAAGTAAATACGATACAATCTCGGTATTTCTATATTTTATGGCATTGGAAATCAAATGGCGAAAAACACTTTGTAAATGATATTTTGATGATTTGACTGTTTTCCATTCCTGCAACTCAT
This window harbors:
- a CDS encoding 4-amino-4-deoxy-L-arabinose transferase-like glycosyltransferase → MISNSRYWFLVFLVILVYFAGIFVTLFENDSAQFAVMAMRMVQENDFLNLFKGTEEYLDKPHLHYWLAAFSYLVFGIEDWAYRIPGILALLLGAYSSYGLGKLLYSKDIGKISALVFMTAQTIVLAAIDVRTDAVLTGFVILSIWQLATYINTRSLKALLLGSIGAGLAFSSKGQLAILVIGLAILSHLAYRRDWKALVNWKVVFGLLAFAITIAPILYAYYHQFDMHPEKIIREKSNRSGIFFIFWEQSFERLSGEGMGSNSSDYFFFFHTYLWVFLPWTFLGIMAYTKKIKTLFKLKFKYVEGQEFLTLGGITFFFLIASFSQFKLPHYLNSIIPLFSILTASYLYKVSERKTLRTLLGIQYFVLSVVFMATVLLCFLVFEFENIFALAFLLIFLLVIIYFCLKREGYTLRLVTISVYSSLLLNATLNLHFYPNLLTYQAGSSMAEVVNEMDIPTDKIYKIGDYHTWSLDFYNKKPVKITSYEAIKNKKDIWVYANDAQLRELQDRDFDWNIQYTRAQFRITRLSLKFLNPSKRKKTLKKMHLVHIY
- a CDS encoding undecaprenyl-diphosphatase; the encoded protein is MLEELIQYDKELFLLLNNLGNPSWDAFWMFITNKLSAIPLYIVLLLLTYKQFGIRKTVLFVVTVAVMILVTDQLSNFFKYGVQRLRPCYDSDLDGLVRLVKKSCGGKFGYFSAHAANNFAVAFFFTFLLRSKYRYLGIFLIFWAILVSYSRIYIGVHFPLDVFSGALIGLVFSWLFTKLAIFAVDKLPL
- a CDS encoding MATE family multidrug resistance protein (manually curated), translating into MFEQYTKEFKYNIKLSVPVIMGMLGHTFVQLADNIMVGQLGTAQLAAVSLGNSFVFIAMSIGIGFSTAITPLVAEADGAGNKADGKSALKHGLALCTVLGLSLFGIILLAKPLMYMMKQPPEVVELAIPYLDLVAFSLVPLIVFQAFKQFSEGLSQTRYPMYATIIANIVNIVLNYLLIFGAFGFPEMGIVGAAIGTLVSRFVMVGHLWFLLKRKKKFHDYVTGFNFRNLERKVIDKIISLGFPSALQMLFEVAIFTAAIWLSGVLGKNAQAANQIALNLSSMTFMFGMGLGVAAMIRVGNQKGLKNFTELRRIGQSIFFLTFLLEIVFALLFLWGRHWFPTLYLDVDDVINMADNTQVIALAAELLLVAAFFQISDGVQVVVLGALRGMQDVKIPTLLTFIAYWVIGFPLSYYLGLHTDFESTGIWIGLLVGLTASGIMLYIRFNYLTKKMIAETSH
- a CDS encoding XTP/dITP diphosphohydrolase — encoded protein: MNSRKEQLQAFDRLLTIMDELRAQCPWDKKQTMQTLRHLTIEETYELGDAILDDDLEEVKKELGDVLLHIVFYSKIGSETKDFDIADVCNNICDKLINRHPHIYGDVKVEDEEDVKRNWENIKLKEGKKSVLEGVPNGLPSLVKANRIQDKVAGVGFDWEKPEQVWEKVQEELSEFQDEVAAGNKNQMESEFGDVMFSMVNYARFLEINPENALERTNKKFMGRFQYLEKKAKQIGKPLKEMTLEEMNVFWEEAKQVQRIGLKSETETE
- a CDS encoding secreted protein; the protein is MISRRQFVKRTSIAGASTLLIPSFSFNTPNQPQYGVQLYSFRDDMLKDPKATLEQIADIGIKKIESARSNKGLYYGLSPKEMKKTCEDLGMQLTSGHVALDDDFENTIEQAVDSGQEYLICSSLPSKGQTVDNYKKVAEAFNKAGESCKKSGLKFGYHNHEYEFESDNGQVLYDLLMDQTEPDLVHMELDLGWVVVAGKDPLNYFKKYPGRFPLWHLKDMNMHEKESTEFGKGGLDIKKMIKMQKESGVEHIFIEQEEYASTPLESMKHNMQFLENL
- a CDS encoding gluconolactonase; the encoded protein is MKIMKNSMTTLMSALLFGLLLNISCKAQQVTRNIVATDAKLTLVADTFEFTEGPASDKNGDVYFTDQPNNRIVKWNSKNNTVTDYMKPAGRSNGLYIDHDGNLLAAADEKNELWRIDKNKEVTVLLKDFKHKKFNGPNDLWVDKSGGIYFTDPFYKRPWWKHTEPEQSARRVYYLEPNGSSPRFVIDDNYEQPNGIIGSADGKTLYVSDNGAKKTYVYTIEKDGSLSNKKLFADMGSDGMTVDNLGNVYLTGDGVTVFNSKGEKIEHIAVPEKWTANVTFAGPDQNILFITAMDSVYTLEMAVNGVRW
- a CDS encoding response regulator receiver domain-containing protein yields the protein MKKASILLVDDDEIYLYLTERLIDGISENLTVKSFTDGEKAFDYVSNCVNEQTELPGVILLDVNMPFLDGWGFLREFKELKNKINDKVFIYLVTSSERERDKVRAQEFEELTGYVVKPVSEDKLVEILNEVYENHW